In Desulfomonile tiedjei, the DNA window CCGTCGCCGCGGTTGTTTGCTCAGGACTTTGCGTTCATACGGCCAGACATACTTTTCGGCTCACTTGGCATTTCGGCCTTTTTCAGTTCTTGATGACCGTCATCGGATGGTTCGGCGCCGCGGGTGTTGCCGCGTACACTCTGGGCCTCAATCATTGGATCGCGTTCGGGTTGCTGACCTTGCTGGGGGCCAACATGATCCGGCAATCACGCCACCCGGAGTCGCGGACTGAAGGGTATGATCCCACCAGGGGGTGGAGTCTTGTAGGCCTTTCGGTCGCGACGAGCATAGACGCTCTGGCTGTAGGGGTTTCGCTGAGCCTGATCGGCATGCATGTCTGGTCGCCTGCGCTTCTGATCGGGGTGGCAGCCCTTGTGATGACATTCATCGGGACCAGGTTGGGAAGGCACGCCGGGATCTATTTTGGAGGCTGGGCGGAACGTATTGGAGGAATAGTCCTGATCGTTATCGGCGTGCGAATATTGGTCCAAGGCCTGGGCAAGGCCTGAAATACCACCGGACCAAGGCCCTCCGAACAGGGCTATTTCATTAATGTTCCGAACGCGAAGAGAGGTCGCTTTGATACTCGATTTCCGAACAAACAATCTGACCACGGTGGAAACCCTGAAGCCGGGTCTGTGGCGTATCGTCACGAGATTCGACGACAACCTGTTCTCGGCCGAAGTGGCCCTGCAGGTCAAAGCCCCCGCATTGAACATTACGATGGCCTCACTGGAAATAAAGAGGGACGTGATGGGCCTCGTCCCTGATCTTTCCGAAACCGCTCAGAAGCTGATCGGCGTGCGTGTCGGTCCCGGCATGACCAAGATCGTCCGAGCGATCGTTGGCGACGAATCCGGCTCCGACCGTGTAGCGGAACTTGTTCTCGAAGCGATGGAAATGCTCGTAAACGGCCTCACCGTGCCGGAACTGCGAAAGGCAATGAGCATGGCCGGAGAGCCGGCAAGATTAGAGCATGACGGCCCCAAGGTATTTCTCAACGAGGTGCTCATCGGCGAACGGGCGATCAAGATGATGGCGGATAATCCGAGGCTGAAGGACAGTTGCGCTGCATTTCGGGACCTGTGACACCGGATGGGACAGCGTCGCGTGGGTCGCACTTCCCATGGGGCGTTCGGCAGCTTTTGCCTCTTCGACAACAACTCATAGGAATTACAAATGCTTACATATTCTCGCGTGAAATCCATCGGTGTGCAGGTGCAAGGCGAGGACCTTCGCGTGGTTAGCGGCGTCCTCGAAGACGAACTGTATGCAATGGAATGCGAACTGGTTATTAACTGGCCGAAACTGGCCATCGAGTCGGTTCAGACCCGAATGAAGCGGTTCACCACCAAACGCTGCCCGCTTGCCCAAAAGGTGTTCTCTCGGGCTGAGGGATGGACCCTGGATGCTGACCTTGATGGAAAGATCAAGAAAGAGATAGGCAGATACGGCTGTCGCCACATGGCCGTATTGATGGTGGATTGCTGTCGAAGTGTCGCAGTCGCGGAATTGGCCAGGGAACTGGGGGCCACTCTTGACAAAGAGCCTGGTCTGGACCGAAAACGGTTCTTGGAGCAATTCTATGACCGCCATCCATCACTGGTAGACTATTTGCGACTTCAATAAATAGAGAGTACACCCGGAATGATTTTGGATCTTCATGTCCATACAACGCTCCATTCCCCATGCAGTGCCATGTCGCCTGACGAAATGATGATTGCCGCAAAAAACGCGGGTTTGGACGGCATCTGTATCACCGAGCATAACCGCATCTGGAATCATGAACAAGCCGCGGAGTTGAGCCGCAAGCACGGTCTGGCGGTGTTTCGCGGAATGGAAGTCACGACCACCGGCGGAGACATTCTGGTTTTCGGATTAGAGGAAGAGCCTGAAGGCCTGGTGAGTCCGGCAAGGTTGAAAAAAAAGGTGGATGCCGCCTCCGCGGTGGCATTTGCAGCGCACCCGTTTCGAGGCTTCCTCCTCTTTGGATTTGGCGCCCTGGACATGGGGTTGGACGATGCTATCCTCAACCCTACTTTTGCGCAGGTTCACGGCCTTGAGGTCTGCAATGGCCGCGTTACCGCGGAAGAAAACAATTTCGCCCGGCGGGTGGCCGAAGCCATGGGTCTTCTGGGGATCGGCGGCAGCGACGCCCATGAACCCGGATCGGTCGGGAGTTGTGTGACCAAATTCGAGGACTCTATAGAGGACGAAAAGCAGTTGGTGCAAGCTCTGCTCAGTGGCCGCTTCACAACAAATACCATGAGATGAATTCTCCCGAAGCGCGGGCCACGATGAGCCGCTCAACCGAAAGGCGCGAAAATGACCCCTGAAGAGATCAAGTGGTCGAAATGGACCAGAAGTTTGGAAGGGCTGCTAAGGCTGAAAACTTTCCCCGTGGGGCTGAAACTTCTGGAGAATTCTGAAGAGCTTACGGCAAATCCCTGGGTGCGGAGACCCCCTGAGAAACTCTCTCTGTGCCAATTGATCACGATCGTGCGAACCTTTGACTGGACAATAGGCGCGACCGCGGAGGACCTTGTAACCCCGCAATGTGCAAGCATGCTGGGGCTTGCGGAGTTGCCGCGGTTCATTACCGAAGGCACTATGCGGAACATTGTCTGGCTGGAAAAGAAAGAGGACGCGGCATTATGTGAGTCGGTAATTCAGCGAATACCTTACGGAAAGTACAAGGCCTTTCTGATGGCGCCTACAGCCTATGATCCCTTTGTACCGGACATTGTCCTCATCTATGCAAACCCTGCCCAAATGTCTGTTTTGATAAACGCGATACAGTATGACAAGTTCGAGCGCCTGGTATTCTACTCTGTGGGCGAGAGTTCTTGCTCCGACGTTATCGGCCGCTGTTTCGTCGACAGGGTCCCCGCGCTATCAATTCCCTGTTTCGGTGAGAGACGTTTCGGACATGCTGCGGATGACGAACTGGCAATCGGGTTGCCCGCTGAAGATTGCGCTCGCATCCTGGCCAACCTGGAGACCTTGTACAAGAAAGGGATTCGCTTTCCCATATCCCAGTATGGAGCGCAGGTCAGTCCGTGGCCGGCCTTGAACGCCGTGTACCAATTCCCTCAGAAATCTGAGGAATAATCCGGCAACATCCCCAAAGAACATTCTGCGTCCTCCCTGGGACTGACCCAAGGTCAAACGAATCTTCGACGAGTATTTTTGAACCTGGCAGCGA includes these proteins:
- a CDS encoding PHP domain-containing protein, encoding MILDLHVHTTLHSPCSAMSPDEMMIAAKNAGLDGICITEHNRIWNHEQAAELSRKHGLAVFRGMEVTTTGGDILVFGLEEEPEGLVSPARLKKKVDAASAVAFAAHPFRGFLLFGFGALDMGLDDAILNPTFAQVHGLEVCNGRVTAEENNFARRVAEAMGLLGIGGSDAHEPGSVGSCVTKFEDSIEDEKQLVQALLSGRFTTNTMR
- a CDS encoding manganese efflux pump — encoded protein: MDAFAVAAVVCSGLCVHTARHTFRLTWHFGLFQFLMTVIGWFGAAGVAAYTLGLNHWIAFGLLTLLGANMIRQSRHPESRTEGYDPTRGWSLVGLSVATSIDALAVGVSLSLIGMHVWSPALLIGVAALVMTFIGTRLGRHAGIYFGGWAERIGGIVLIVIGVRILVQGLGKA
- a CDS encoding DUF2889 domain-containing protein, with the protein product MLTYSRVKSIGVQVQGEDLRVVSGVLEDELYAMECELVINWPKLAIESVQTRMKRFTTKRCPLAQKVFSRAEGWTLDADLDGKIKKEIGRYGCRHMAVLMVDCCRSVAVAELARELGATLDKEPGLDRKRFLEQFYDRHPSLVDYLRLQ
- a CDS encoding DUF169 domain-containing protein, whose amino-acid sequence is MTPEEIKWSKWTRSLEGLLRLKTFPVGLKLLENSEELTANPWVRRPPEKLSLCQLITIVRTFDWTIGATAEDLVTPQCASMLGLAELPRFITEGTMRNIVWLEKKEDAALCESVIQRIPYGKYKAFLMAPTAYDPFVPDIVLIYANPAQMSVLINAIQYDKFERLVFYSVGESSCSDVIGRCFVDRVPALSIPCFGERRFGHAADDELAIGLPAEDCARILANLETLYKKGIRFPISQYGAQVSPWPALNAVYQFPQKSEE